A part of Acidobacteriota bacterium genomic DNA contains:
- a CDS encoding SPOR domain-containing protein: MSQVQEPSYYEIALTNRQVVVAFVILLACLVAAFLSGIWVGRDEAPMVAATVADAEPVAEASAPQESPDRLSFFEREAEAEAGAVQPQAGTTLQQDLAADRGRAPAAAQVTPPAPRPVEPQVSAPPRQEPAQSAPPKASPPKASPPPRSAVPPVTRASSGRTVMEPSVNPGGLMVQVFSSADQAQAQKVADRLIRGGRDAFLSPVEVDGQVMYRVRIGPFEARDAAAKVADQVRRDFRLDTWITQ; the protein is encoded by the coding sequence TTGAGCCAAGTTCAAGAGCCCAGTTACTACGAGATCGCGCTCACCAACCGGCAGGTGGTGGTGGCCTTCGTCATCCTCCTGGCGTGTCTGGTGGCGGCCTTCTTGTCGGGCATCTGGGTCGGACGCGACGAAGCCCCGATGGTGGCGGCGACGGTCGCCGACGCCGAGCCGGTGGCCGAGGCCTCGGCGCCGCAGGAGTCGCCCGATCGTCTGAGCTTCTTCGAGCGCGAGGCCGAGGCCGAGGCTGGCGCCGTCCAGCCGCAGGCCGGGACGACCTTGCAGCAAGATCTCGCCGCCGATCGAGGTCGGGCGCCGGCGGCGGCCCAGGTCACGCCTCCCGCGCCGCGGCCGGTCGAGCCCCAAGTCTCGGCTCCGCCGCGGCAAGAACCGGCCCAGAGTGCGCCTCCGAAGGCCTCGCCTCCGAAGGCCTCGCCGCCACCGCGCAGCGCCGTGCCGCCGGTGACCCGGGCTTCTTCTGGGCGCACCGTGATGGAGCCCTCGGTCAATCCCGGCGGCCTGATGGTGCAGGTCTTCTCGTCCGCCGATCAGGCCCAGGCCCAAAAGGTGGCGGATCGCTTGATTCGCGGCGGCCGGGACGCCTTCCTGTCGCCGGTGGAGGTCGATGGCCAGGTGATGTACCGGGTGCGGATCGGGCCCTTCGAGGCGCGCGACGCTGCGGCCAAGGTGGCCGACCAGGTGCGGCGCGATTTCCGTCTCGACACCTGGATCACCCAGTAA